Proteins encoded together in one Cicer arietinum cultivar CDC Frontier isolate Library 1 chromosome 4, Cicar.CDCFrontier_v2.0, whole genome shotgun sequence window:
- the LOC101488415 gene encoding tyrosine-protein phosphatase RLPH2-like, translating to MSESPQPKTVICIGDIHGFITKLQNLWSNLENTLNPSQFQTATIIFLGDYCDRGPQTNQVIDFLITLPARYPNQKHVFLSGNHDFAFAAFLRLLPPPLDGSEFSEGWKEFEDSEEREGWFKGDGYEKMHLQGRRWSGAIKAKFNVAKGTEYQGSIYDARPTFHSYGVPHGSADLVKAVPDEHKKFLADLVWVHEEDDVLMNTDDGVKCCKLIAVHAGLEKGVDVKEQMKILKARDTRIPKLQPLSGRKNVWDIPEELSASPTIIVSGHHAKLHVEGYRLIIDEGGGYQDKPVAAIVLPSMTIIRDTDVLAK from the exons ATGTCAGAATCTCCTCAACCAAAAACGGTAATCTGCATCGGCGACATCCACGGCTTCATAACCAAACTTCAAAACCTCTGGTCAAATCTCGAAAACACCCTAAACCCATCCCAATTCCAAACCGCCACAATAATCTTCTTAGGTGATTACTGCGACAGAGGCCCACAAACCAACcaagtaatcgatttcctaatcacCTTACCCGCCCGCTACCCTAATCAAAAGCACGTTTTCCTCTCCGGTAATCACGACTTCGCTTTTGCTGCCTTCCTCCGCCTCCTTCCGCCGCCACTTGACGGGTCCGAATTTAGTGAGGGGTGGAAGGAGTTTGAAGATAGTGAGGAGAGAGAAGGGTGGTTTAAAGGTGATGGGTATGAAAAGATGCATTTGCAAGGTAGGAGATGGAGTGGTGCAATAAAGGCTAAGTTTAATGTTGCTAAGGGTACTGAGTATCAGGGTTCGATTTATGATGCTAGACCTACTTTTCACTCATATGGAGTTCCCCATGGTTCCGCTG ATTTGGTTAAGGCAGTTCCTGATGAGCATAAGAAATTTCTTGCGGATTTGGTGTGGGTCCATGAAGAG GATGATGTCTTAATGAACACTGATGATGGAGTTAAATGCTGCAAGTTGATTGCTGTTCATGCTGGTTTGGAGAAAGGGGTAGATGTCAAAGAGcagatgaaaattttgaaagctCGAGATACTCGGATACCTAAGTTGCAGCCTCTAAGTGGTAGAAAGAATGTTTGGGATATTCCAGAG GAACTAAGTGCAAGTCCTACCATCATTGTTAGTGGTCACCATGCAAAACTCCATGTTGAAGGCTATAGGTTGATAATTGATGAAGGTGGTGGATACCAAGATAAACCAGTAGCTGCAATTGTTCTTCCTTCCATGACGATTATTCGCGATACAGATGTATTGGCAAAATAG